One window of Dromaius novaehollandiae isolate bDroNov1 chromosome 20, bDroNov1.hap1, whole genome shotgun sequence genomic DNA carries:
- the LOC112979878 gene encoding carboxyl-terminal PDZ ligand of neuronal nitric oxide synthase protein-like has product MPVKNRYNLVDDGCDSRVPLHNEEAFQHGIHFQAKYIGSLDVPRPNSRVEIVAAMRRIRYEFKAKNIKKKKVSIIVSVDGVKVILRKKQKRKEWTWDESKMVVMHDPVYRIFYVSHDSQDLKIFSYIARDGANNSFRCNVFKSKKKSQAMRAVRTVGQAFEVCHKLSLQHALQNADGQADGASDKSVEEQPLTVHQMKGSELTDADEVGIDTDGICGSERGPGELPAARAELGVLKPGQVPKDKSCQDSENGPLYPSGSQQLLSPSSPCSSASITPLASQHCLQLLQQQLLQQQQQTQVAAAQVQLLREQLAAETAARVEAQARVRQLLLSNRDLLQHVSLLVRQLKELEARAQRRQPVDRSLQNLSLAQSPSLNLKNHHSLDLGLPSASTPASALGSPVGPGSRSAPGSGRSCLDLPALARGSPGCDGRDGDERLAALEGRDGFGRRVEGSEVGELAPLGGSSRQKAEEADGGAAEDRRQQPIPRINPPPPILRKRSSKTSPSLEAEAKPETAVHASLPSPSLSSLTASSPTLPDPEARTPARSAASSTELVPAGTSQRALAKDRTGENGHASPPSSTRDAAKGEALGRDPAAPGSPADSALPFSPADDTCLHISFSEEELFEPELDAAPGPSRVPA; this is encoded by the exons TATATTGGTAGCTTGGACGTACCGAGGCCCAACAGCCGCGTGGAGATTGTGGCAGCCATGAGGAGGATTCGG TACGAGTTCAAAGCCAAGAACATTAAGAAGAAGAAAGTGAGCATCATCGTCTCCGTGGACGGCGTGAAGGTGATTCTGCGCAAGAAGCAGAAG AGAAAGGAATGGACCTGGGACGAGAGTAAAATGGTAGTGATGCACGATCCCGTGTACAG AATCTTCTACGTGTCTCATGATTCTCAAGACCTGAAAATTTTCAGCTACATTGCGAGGGACGGTGCTAACAACTCCTTCAGGTGCAATGTCTTCAAATCCAAAAAGAAG AGCCAGGCCATGCGGGCGGTGCGCACCGTGGGCCAGGCCTTCGAGGTGTGCCACAAGCTGAGCCTGCAGCACGCCCTGCAGAACGCCGACGGCCAGGCCGACGGGGCCAGCGACAAGTCCGTGGAGGAGCAGCCGCTGACAG TTCACCAGATGAAGGGCTCCGAGCTCACAGATGCGGACGAGGTCGGCATTGACACCGATGGGATCTGCGGGTCGGAGAGAGGCCCTGGAGAGCTGCCCGCTGCCAGGGCCGAGCTCGGCGTGCTGAAGCCCGGACAGGTCCCGAAAGACAAGAGCTGCCAG GACTCCGAGAACGGCCCCCTCTACCCGTCCGGCTCCCAGCAGCTGCTgagccccagcagcccctgctcctcgGCCTCCATCACCCCGCTGGCGTCGCAGcactgcctccagctcctgcagcagcagctcctccagcagcagcagcagacgcAGGTGGCCGCGGCCCAG GTGCAGCTGCTGCGGGAGCAGCTGGCGGCCGAGACGGCGGCGCGCGTCGAGGCGCAGGCGCGGGtgcggcagctgctgctctccaaccGGGACCTGCTGCAGCACGTCTCCCTGCTGGTGCGGCAGCTCAAGGAGCTCGAGGCGAGGGCGCAGCGCCGGCAGCCAG TCGACCGCTCGCTGCAGAACCTGTCGCTGGCCCAGTCGCCGTCGCTGAACCTGAAGAACCACCACAGCCTGGACCTCGGCCTGCCCTCCGCCTCCACCCCCGCcagcgccctgggcagccccGTGGGCCCCGGCTCGCGCTCGGCCCCGGGCTCCGGCCGCTCCTGCCTCGACCTCCCGGCGCTGGCACGGGGCAGCCCCGGCTGCGACGGCAGGGACGGGGACGAGCGCCTGGCCGCGCTGGAGGGGCGGGACGGCTTCGGCCGGCGCGTGGAGGGCTCCGAGGTCGGCGAGCTCGCGccgctcggcgggagcagccggcaGAAGGCGGAGGAGGCCGACGGCGGGGCCGCCGAGGACAG GCGGCAGCAGCCCATTCCCAGGATCAACCCCCCGCCACCCATCCTGCGCAAAAGGTCAAGCAAGACCTCGCCGAGCCTGGAGGCGGAGGCCAAGCCCGAGACCGCCGTCCACGCgagcctccccagccccagcttgTCCAGCCTCACCGCCAGCTCGCCCACCCTCCCGGACCCCGAGGCGAGGACTCCGGCCCGCAGCGCTGCCTCCAGCACGGAGCTCGTCCCCGCGGGGACCTCCCAGCGCGCGCTGGCCAAGGACAGGACCGGAGAGAACGGACACGCGTCCCCCCCGTCCAGCACCCGTGACGCTGCGAAGGGGGAGGCCCTGGGCAGGgacccggccgccccgggcagccccgcggacaGCGCGCTGCCCTTCTCCCCGGCGGACGACACCTGCCTGCACATCAGCTTCTCGGAGGAGGAGCTGTTTGAACCGGAGCTGGACGCCGCGCCGGGCCCCAGCAGGGTCCCCGCGTAG